In Rouxiella sp. WC2420, the following proteins share a genomic window:
- a CDS encoding helicase HerA-like domain-containing protein, whose protein sequence is MSEPRVIAKAMQAGKPAQDLAILPALANRHGLITGATGTGKTVTLQKMAEQFSRIGVPVFLADVKGDLSGIGTAAVTSDKLGARLAAIGVTDWQPSACTIIPWDIFGEKGHPIRATLSDLGPLLLGRLLDLNEVQNGVLQLVFKIADDNSLLLLDMKDLRAMLKFVGDNAKQFQTQYGNISPASIGAIQRGLLTLESQGANQFFGEPMLDINDLMKTDANGQGIINLLAADKLINQPKLYSVFLLWLLAELFEHLPEVGDPQQPKLVFFFDEAHLLFNDAPTALLTKIEQVVRLIRSKGVGIYFVTQNPLDIPDSVLGQLGNRVQHALRAFTPRDQKAVRAAAQTLRANPAFDAETAITELGVGEALISFLDEKGRPAIVERAMVIAPESKMGSLGEEGLNKAINQSPLYGRYEDAIDRESAYEKLNAQGFNTVGTNGDSVEAKNPAAEKSAGGGLMDGLNDLLFGTTGPRGGKHDGIVQTAAKSMARDLGRQILRGVLGSITGGRKRL, encoded by the coding sequence ATGAGTGAACCTCGTGTTATTGCAAAAGCAATGCAGGCCGGGAAACCGGCACAGGATCTGGCTATTCTCCCTGCTTTGGCTAACCGCCACGGGTTGATAACCGGTGCTACCGGCACCGGTAAAACCGTTACGCTGCAAAAAATGGCCGAGCAGTTTTCACGCATTGGCGTACCGGTATTTCTTGCCGATGTAAAAGGGGATTTATCGGGAATTGGCACCGCGGCTGTGACTTCCGATAAACTCGGCGCCAGACTCGCCGCGATTGGCGTCACAGACTGGCAACCCTCGGCTTGCACCATTATTCCGTGGGATATTTTCGGCGAAAAGGGTCATCCGATCCGCGCTACGCTCTCCGATTTAGGCCCTTTATTACTGGGTCGTCTGTTAGATCTCAATGAAGTACAAAATGGCGTATTGCAGCTGGTGTTCAAAATTGCCGACGACAACAGCCTGCTGTTGCTCGACATGAAAGACCTGCGCGCAATGCTGAAATTTGTCGGCGACAACGCTAAACAGTTCCAGACCCAATACGGCAATATTTCTCCCGCTTCGATAGGCGCTATCCAGCGGGGACTCTTGACCCTTGAAAGTCAGGGCGCCAATCAGTTTTTTGGCGAACCGATGTTGGACATCAACGATTTAATGAAAACCGACGCCAATGGGCAGGGCATAATCAACCTGCTGGCAGCGGACAAGCTCATCAATCAGCCGAAACTTTATTCGGTGTTTCTGTTGTGGCTGCTGGCCGAGCTGTTTGAACATCTGCCCGAAGTCGGCGATCCGCAACAGCCAAAGCTGGTGTTTTTCTTCGATGAGGCCCACCTGCTGTTTAACGATGCCCCTACGGCGTTGTTGACTAAAATTGAACAAGTGGTGCGGCTGATCCGCTCCAAGGGCGTGGGTATCTATTTCGTGACTCAGAATCCGCTGGATATTCCCGACTCAGTGCTGGGGCAGCTCGGCAACCGGGTTCAGCACGCCTTGCGCGCATTTACCCCGCGCGACCAAAAAGCCGTACGTGCAGCGGCGCAAACGCTGCGCGCTAATCCTGCGTTTGATGCCGAAACTGCGATAACCGAACTTGGCGTCGGCGAGGCATTGATCTCATTTCTCGATGAAAAAGGTCGTCCGGCAATTGTTGAGCGAGCAATGGTGATTGCGCCGGAGTCGAAAATGGGGTCGCTGGGTGAAGAAGGGCTCAACAAAGCAATCAATCAGTCACCTTTGTATGGTCGCTATGAAGACGCCATCGACCGCGAATCCGCTTATGAAAAACTTAACGCTCAGGGATTTAATACGGTTGGAACAAACGGGGATAGCGTCGAGGCCAAAAATCCTGCCGCCGAAAAATCTGCTGGCGGTGGACTCATGGATGGTCTCAACGATCTCCTGTTTGGAACCACCGGCCCGCGAGGTGGTAAGCACGACGGCATCGTACAAACGGCAGCAAAAAGCATGGCAAGAGACTTGGGCCGTCAAATTTTACGCGGCGTACTTGGGTCAATTACTGGCGGCAGAAAGCGTTTGTAA
- a CDS encoding cytosine deaminase — protein sequence MPFTQGLWQIDIEDGKITQIAAQTQGDNQGDDVLDAQGGLALPPFIEPHIHLDTTQTAGEPSWNISGTLFEGIERWAERKALLTHEDVKQRAWITLKWQIANGIQHVRTHVDVSDPTLTALKAMLEVKNEVAPWVDLQIVAFPQEGIMSYPNGEALLEEALKLGADVVGAIPHFEFTREYGVESLHKTFALAQKYNRMVDVHCDEIDDEQSRFVETVAALAHRENMGARVTASHTTAMHSYNGAYTSRLFRLLKLSGINFVANPLVNIHLQGRFDTYPKRRGITRVKEMLEAGINVCFGHDDVFDPWYPMGTANMLQVLQMGLHVCQLMGYEQINDGLNLITHYSAKTMNLSEYGIENGHVANLIILPAENGFDAVRRQVPVRYSIRHGKVIAETRPAETMIHLEKSELIDFTR from the coding sequence ATGCCGTTTACTCAGGGCCTGTGGCAGATCGATATTGAAGATGGAAAAATTACCCAGATAGCGGCCCAAACGCAGGGCGATAACCAAGGCGATGACGTTCTCGATGCGCAGGGTGGGCTGGCTCTGCCGCCGTTTATCGAGCCGCACATTCATCTTGATACCACTCAGACCGCCGGTGAGCCATCGTGGAACATCTCGGGCACTCTGTTTGAGGGGATTGAACGCTGGGCCGAACGCAAAGCCTTGTTGACTCATGAAGACGTCAAACAACGCGCCTGGATCACTCTGAAATGGCAAATTGCCAACGGTATTCAGCACGTTCGCACCCATGTAGACGTCTCCGATCCGACCCTGACTGCGCTGAAGGCAATGCTTGAGGTCAAGAATGAAGTCGCTCCCTGGGTTGATTTACAGATTGTTGCCTTTCCGCAGGAAGGGATCATGTCTTATCCCAACGGCGAAGCTTTGCTGGAAGAGGCGCTGAAACTTGGCGCAGACGTGGTCGGCGCTATCCCGCATTTTGAGTTTACCCGCGAATACGGCGTCGAGTCTCTGCATAAAACCTTCGCGCTGGCGCAGAAATATAACCGCATGGTTGACGTACACTGTGACGAGATTGACGACGAGCAGTCGCGATTTGTGGAAACTGTTGCCGCGCTGGCGCATCGTGAAAATATGGGCGCGCGCGTGACCGCCAGCCATACGACTGCAATGCATTCATACAATGGCGCTTATACGTCCAGGCTGTTCCGTCTTCTGAAGCTCTCCGGTATCAACTTTGTCGCCAACCCGTTGGTTAATATCCATTTGCAGGGGCGCTTTGATACTTATCCCAAGCGTCGCGGCATTACGCGGGTCAAAGAAATGCTAGAGGCGGGGATTAACGTCTGCTTTGGCCACGATGACGTGTTTGACCCGTGGTATCCGATGGGCACCGCCAACATGTTGCAGGTTTTGCAAATGGGGCTGCACGTTTGCCAGCTGATGGGCTACGAGCAGATCAACGACGGCCTTAATCTGATCACTCATTACAGCGCCAAGACTATGAATTTGTCGGAATATGGCATCGAAAACGGCCATGTTGCCAATCTGATTATTTTACCAGCCGAAAACGGCTTTGATGCCGTTCGACGCCAGGTGCCGGTGCGCTATTCTATTCGTCATGGCAAAGTGATCGCCGAGACGCGCCCTGCTGAAACAATGATTCATCTCGAGAAGAGTGAATTAATCGATTTTACACGCTGA
- a CDS encoding YccS/YhfK family putative transporter, with protein MTLWRRIFYHPEVNYALRQTLVLCLPIAIAMLFGQLRMGMLFALVPACCNISGLDTPHKRFFKRLAVGGSLFAVSSVLLQLMLINWHWPLPLIMLGLTLLVGVTGAIGPLHARLLPGALVAAIFTLSMAGAVPIWQAPLLFVVGTAWYGLFNWFWFRLSDEQPMRETLSQLYHELADYFEAKYSLLTQHTDPETALPPLLNRQQKVIDLIATMYQQIHMLPTGDRQHHKRLLRSFQVALDLQEHITVSLHLPSEVQKLVEESHAEAVIRRNAKIIATRLRVIAGDILYHRRSDRFTMANELAALEKISSRYRDNPVGQFCYYHFSRIARLLRTQRPLYRRDLMQTQNRLPFWPALKSYLSFKSAALRNAARLGLILALGSSLGLFFNLPKPYWILLTTLLVSQNGYNATRVRIQHRALGTLIGLIAAAGLLQLEIPQNITLFFMLIITLVSYTVLRKNYGLGMIGLTVTAVYTLQLLALNGAHFLLPRLFDTLIGCALAFGGTIWLWPQWQSGMLRTNAHQALETDQQAIRLVLHDNPDPAELAYARMKVNQAHNQLFTSLNQAMQEPGFNSDYLSDMRLWVTHSQFIVDHINAMTILAREHYMLTPKLAVEYLQTCEIALQGCQQRLIYDGPSSEKSLFNAPEQHSDMPITEMERHLRRMLSHLAAMHTISSLAWKQRPHHGIWLTRRVKE; from the coding sequence ATGACGCTTTGGCGACGAATCTTTTATCACCCTGAAGTTAACTACGCGCTGAGACAAACGCTGGTTCTCTGCCTGCCCATTGCTATCGCCATGCTGTTTGGTCAGTTAAGAATGGGAATGCTGTTCGCGCTGGTCCCTGCCTGCTGCAATATTTCCGGCCTCGACACCCCGCATAAACGTTTTTTCAAACGCCTTGCTGTAGGCGGCTCGCTGTTTGCCGTAAGCAGTGTTCTGCTCCAGTTGATGCTGATTAACTGGCATTGGCCGCTGCCGCTGATCATGCTTGGCCTGACGCTACTGGTTGGCGTGACCGGCGCGATTGGCCCACTACATGCTCGCCTGCTGCCCGGCGCACTGGTAGCGGCGATTTTCACCTTGAGTATGGCGGGCGCGGTGCCGATCTGGCAGGCTCCACTGCTGTTCGTGGTCGGCACGGCGTGGTACGGGCTGTTTAACTGGTTCTGGTTTCGACTCTCTGACGAGCAGCCGATGCGCGAAACTCTCAGCCAGCTTTACCATGAACTGGCCGACTATTTTGAAGCGAAATATAGCCTGCTGACCCAGCACACCGACCCTGAAACCGCGCTGCCGCCGTTGCTTAACCGGCAACAAAAAGTTATCGACCTGATCGCTACCATGTACCAGCAAATTCACATGCTGCCGACCGGCGATCGTCAGCACCACAAGCGACTGCTGCGAAGTTTTCAGGTGGCGCTGGATTTGCAGGAGCATATTACCGTCAGCCTGCATTTACCTTCAGAGGTGCAAAAGCTGGTAGAGGAGAGCCACGCCGAGGCGGTTATCCGCCGTAACGCAAAGATTATCGCGACGCGACTGCGGGTAATAGCCGGAGACATTCTCTATCATCGCCGTTCTGACCGTTTTACCATGGCCAACGAGCTGGCGGCGCTGGAAAAAATCTCCTCCCGCTATCGAGATAATCCGGTTGGCCAATTCTGCTATTACCATTTCAGCCGCATCGCTCGCCTGCTGCGCACCCAGCGCCCGCTGTATCGTCGCGATCTGATGCAAACGCAAAATCGCCTGCCGTTCTGGCCCGCGCTAAAAAGTTATTTATCTTTCAAATCGGCGGCGCTGCGCAATGCTGCACGTTTAGGACTGATTCTGGCGCTGGGCAGCAGTCTGGGGCTATTTTTCAATTTGCCCAAGCCATACTGGATTTTGCTGACTACGCTGCTGGTTAGCCAGAATGGTTATAACGCTACCCGTGTGCGTATCCAGCACCGAGCATTGGGCACACTGATTGGCCTGATTGCCGCTGCGGGGCTTTTGCAGCTAGAAATTCCGCAAAACATCACACTATTTTTCATGCTGATTATCACACTGGTTTCTTACACCGTACTGCGTAAAAACTACGGTCTTGGGATGATTGGTCTGACCGTGACCGCCGTTTATACCCTGCAATTGCTGGCGCTTAACGGCGCGCATTTCCTGCTGCCGCGACTGTTCGACACACTGATTGGCTGCGCGTTGGCGTTTGGTGGCACGATTTGGCTGTGGCCGCAGTGGCAAAGCGGCATGCTCAGGACCAACGCCCATCAGGCGCTGGAGACCGATCAACAGGCTATTCGGCTAGTCTTACACGACAATCCCGACCCTGCCGAGTTGGCCTATGCGCGCATGAAGGTCAATCAGGCTCATAACCAGCTGTTCACCTCGCTGAATCAGGCGATGCAGGAGCCGGGTTTTAATTCGGATTATCTGTCAGATATGCGTTTGTGGGTAACTCATAGCCAGTTTATCGTCGATCACATCAACGCGATGACGATTCTTGCCCGCGAGCATTACATGTTGACGCCGAAACTGGCGGTCGAGTATTTGCAAACCTGCGAAATCGCGCTGCAAGGCTGTCAGCAGCGACTGATTTATGATGGGCCGAGCAGCGAAAAGTCACTGTTTAACGCGCCGGAGCAGCATTCCGACATGCCGATCACCGAGATGGAACGCCATTTGCGCCGCATGCTGTCGCATCTGGCTGCCATGCATACCATTTCGTCCCTCGCCTGGAAACAACGGCCGCATCACGGGATATGGTTGACGAGAAGAGTGAAAGAGTAA
- a CDS encoding YhfG family protein — MATKMTDKQKEQFFRKQRSLNFQRSAALDDLQTEHVELSEDRVLDRIEELRRHYER; from the coding sequence ATGGCAACGAAAATGACAGACAAACAGAAAGAGCAATTTTTCCGCAAACAGCGAAGCTTGAACTTTCAGCGCAGTGCGGCTTTGGATGATCTGCAAACCGAGCACGTTGAATTATCGGAAGACCGAGTCCTTGACCGCATTGAAGAGCTGAGGAGGCACTATGAGCGATAA
- the ppiA gene encoding peptidylprolyl isomerase A, which yields MFKRTLVTFTALLSLTAMAPAAFAAKSADTHVMLTTSAGNIELELDNAKAPVSVTNFVDYVNSGYYNNTIFHRVIPGFMVQGGGFTAKMQQKSTNPPIKNEADNGLRNLRGTISMARTSDPNSATSQFFLNVADNAFLDHGQTDFGYAVFGKIIKGMDVVDKISSVKTDNVGPYQNVPVTPIVILSAKVLP from the coding sequence ATGTTTAAACGTACTTTAGTGACCTTCACTGCTTTGCTTTCCCTCACTGCGATGGCCCCTGCGGCGTTTGCAGCCAAGTCTGCGGATACCCACGTCATGTTGACCACCTCGGCGGGGAACATTGAGCTGGAACTCGATAACGCGAAGGCACCGGTTTCCGTTACTAATTTTGTCGATTACGTGAATAGTGGTTATTACAACAACACCATCTTCCATCGCGTGATCCCGGGCTTTATGGTTCAGGGCGGGGGTTTTACCGCCAAGATGCAGCAGAAGAGCACCAACCCGCCGATCAAAAACGAGGCGGACAATGGCCTGCGTAACCTGCGCGGTACTATTTCTATGGCGCGCACTTCCGATCCAAACAGCGCCACTAGCCAGTTCTTCCTGAATGTTGCGGATAACGCCTTCCTCGACCATGGTCAAACTGATTTTGGCTATGCAGTATTTGGCAAGATTATCAAAGGGATGGATGTTGTAGACAAGATTTCCTCAGTGAAAACCGACAACGTTGGGCCTTATCAGAATGTCCCGGTAACACCAATTGTCATTCTTTCTGCTAAAGTTTTGCCATAA
- a CDS encoding LysR substrate-binding domain-containing protein: MKYLPKLQQLKVFQQVIQSGSIRGAARAMNQSQPAVSRTLRELEQILDTQLIVRGSQGMTLTETGRAFSQRMQFILQELERAADEIQQINQYSQGSVAVGFSSLLALTIFPALASEFAAKYPQAKLHIKETQLSTLLPALREGRLDFAIGTLGPGLPIEDMVVEPLFNAPFCIIARKQHPLALATSLNQLKEASWLLPETDMGYYQQLAALLEEHGCHAGQSPIRTDSLISGLMMMLNADYLSVVGNAMATPFFLEDKLCRLPIDSLPNAQYCLVYSQKTPLTLTARRFLDLLRVHCQRFAW; the protein is encoded by the coding sequence ATGAAATATTTGCCGAAGCTGCAACAGCTGAAGGTTTTTCAGCAGGTTATCCAAAGTGGCAGCATTCGTGGTGCAGCAAGAGCCATGAATCAATCGCAGCCTGCGGTTAGCCGCACGTTGCGCGAGCTGGAGCAAATTCTCGATACTCAGCTGATCGTGCGCGGTTCTCAAGGGATGACGCTGACCGAAACCGGGCGCGCCTTTTCCCAACGAATGCAGTTTATTTTGCAAGAGCTAGAGCGCGCCGCCGATGAAATCCAGCAGATTAATCAGTATTCGCAGGGCTCGGTGGCGGTAGGATTTTCTTCACTGCTGGCTCTGACTATTTTCCCGGCTCTTGCCAGTGAATTCGCTGCGAAATACCCGCAGGCCAAGCTGCACATCAAGGAAACCCAGCTTTCAACCCTGCTTCCTGCCCTGCGTGAAGGGCGTCTGGATTTCGCCATCGGCACGCTGGGGCCGGGGCTGCCGATAGAAGATATGGTGGTTGAACCGCTGTTCAACGCGCCTTTTTGTATTATTGCCCGTAAACAGCACCCGCTGGCACTGGCCACGTCGTTGAATCAGTTGAAAGAGGCAAGCTGGCTGCTGCCGGAAACCGATATGGGCTATTACCAGCAACTTGCAGCGCTATTGGAGGAGCATGGCTGCCATGCCGGACAATCGCCGATCCGCACTGATTCGTTGATCAGTGGGCTAATGATGATGCTAAATGCCGATTATCTTTCTGTGGTGGGCAATGCAATGGCAACGCCGTTTTTCCTCGAAGACAAGCTGTGCCGCCTGCCGATCGACAGTCTGCCGAACGCGCAATACTGTTTGGTATACTCACAAAAAACGCCGCTAACCTTAACGGCGCGGCGTTTTCTGGATTTACTCCGTGTTCACTGCCAGCGTTTTGCGTGGTAG
- the crp gene encoding cAMP-activated global transcriptional regulator CRP, with product MVLGKPQTDPTLEWFLSHCHIHKYPSKSTLIHQGEKAETLYYIVKGSVAVLIKDEEGKEMILSYLNQGDFIGELGLFEEGQERSAWVRAKTACEVAEISYKKFRQLIQVNPDILMRLSAQMASRLQITSEKVGNLAFLDVTGRIAQTLLNLAKQPDAMTHPDGMQIKITRQEIGQIVGCSRETVGRILKMLEDQSLISAHGKTIVVYGTR from the coding sequence ATGGTTCTCGGCAAGCCACAAACAGACCCTACTCTCGAATGGTTCCTGTCTCATTGTCATATACATAAGTATCCATCTAAAAGTACGCTGATTCACCAAGGTGAAAAAGCCGAAACGCTTTACTACATCGTGAAAGGTTCGGTTGCCGTTCTGATCAAAGATGAAGAAGGCAAAGAAATGATACTTTCCTACCTTAACCAAGGTGACTTCATCGGCGAGCTGGGACTCTTCGAAGAAGGTCAGGAACGTAGTGCATGGGTCAGGGCGAAAACTGCCTGTGAAGTGGCAGAAATTTCCTACAAGAAGTTCCGCCAGCTGATCCAGGTTAATCCAGATATTCTGATGCGCCTGTCCGCACAGATGGCAAGCCGACTGCAGATAACTTCCGAGAAAGTGGGTAACCTCGCCTTCCTGGACGTGACCGGTCGCATTGCACAAACTCTGCTGAATCTGGCTAAACAGCCGGATGCCATGACTCACCCGGATGGTATGCAGATCAAGATTACCCGTCAGGAAATCGGTCAGATAGTCGGCTGTTCACGCGAGACTGTGGGTCGAATTCTAAAAATGCTTGAAGATCAGAGTCTGATTTCAGCACACGGTAAAACGATTGTCGTTTACGGCACTCGCTAA
- a CDS encoding putative adenosine monophosphate-protein transferase Fic: MSDKLVTGADPYLYKGINVLRNKLEIHESHRLLQAEMEFTPLRASTIELGQPNIGLPHLCAIHATLFQDLFDWAGKLREVDIVKDDTPFCHFAYIEREGNNLMQGLEDEDYLVGLPREELCERLAHYYSEINLLHPFRYGSGRAQRIFFEQLLTHAGYAIDWSKVENQRWIDANKAAAFGDEKPLSEVFKTIISDA, translated from the coding sequence ATGAGCGATAAGCTGGTCACCGGTGCCGATCCCTATCTCTACAAGGGGATTAATGTCCTGAGAAACAAGCTTGAAATCCATGAATCTCATCGTCTGTTGCAAGCAGAGATGGAGTTTACTCCGCTGCGTGCTTCCACTATCGAGCTGGGGCAGCCGAACATCGGTTTGCCGCATCTTTGCGCCATTCACGCCACGCTGTTTCAGGATTTGTTCGATTGGGCCGGCAAACTGCGCGAGGTGGACATTGTCAAAGACGATACGCCGTTTTGCCATTTCGCCTATATTGAGCGCGAAGGCAATAATCTGATGCAGGGGTTGGAAGACGAAGACTATCTGGTTGGATTGCCCAGGGAGGAACTTTGCGAACGCCTCGCGCACTATTATTCCGAAATTAATCTTCTGCATCCTTTCCGTTATGGCAGTGGCCGAGCGCAGCGCATTTTCTTTGAACAGTTGCTGACTCATGCGGGTTATGCGATTGACTGGAGTAAAGTAGAAAATCAGCGTTGGATTGATGCTAACAAGGCGGCAGCTTTTGGCGATGAAAAACCGCTGAGTGAGGTTTTTAAAACCATTATCAGTGATGCCTAG
- a CDS encoding aminodeoxychorismate synthase component II produces MLLIIDNYDSFTYNLYQYFCELGAEVMVKRNDELQLEDISRLAPSHLVISPGPCTPNEAGISLSAIKHFAETMPILGVCLGHQAMAQSFGAEVVRARQVMHGKTSLIQHTGTGVFAGLNHPLTVARYHSLVVKPETLPDCFSLSAWTGSADAPDEIMGIAHRTLPLHGVQFHPESILSEQGHELLDNFLKI; encoded by the coding sequence ATGCTGCTGATTATCGATAACTACGACTCCTTCACCTACAACCTATACCAGTATTTTTGCGAATTAGGGGCGGAGGTGATGGTAAAACGTAACGATGAGCTGCAGCTTGAAGACATTTCCCGCCTTGCCCCCTCGCATTTGGTGATCTCTCCCGGCCCATGTACACCCAATGAAGCGGGGATATCTCTTTCAGCCATCAAGCATTTTGCAGAAACTATGCCGATCCTCGGCGTATGTTTGGGTCATCAGGCGATGGCGCAAAGCTTTGGTGCAGAAGTGGTGCGCGCCCGTCAGGTGATGCACGGCAAAACCTCGTTGATTCAGCATACTGGCACCGGCGTATTTGCGGGCCTTAATCATCCGTTAACCGTTGCGCGCTATCATTCGCTGGTGGTTAAGCCGGAAACGCTGCCTGACTGTTTTTCCCTGAGCGCCTGGACCGGCAGCGCCGATGCGCCTGACGAGATCATGGGTATCGCTCATCGCACTTTGCCTTTGCATGGCGTGCAGTTCCACCCGGAGAGTATCCTCAGCGAGCAGGGGCATGAGCTGCTGGATAATTTCCTTAAAATTTAG
- a CDS encoding aspartate aminotransferase family protein — MTEKTAVGRDAFDRVILPVYSPAKFIPVKGKGSRVWDQQGTEYVDFAGGIAVTALGHCHPALVKALHEQGETLWHVSNVFTNEPALRLAQKLIDATFADRVFFANSGAEANEAAFKLARYYSSAKHSPYKSKIIAFHNGFHGRTLFTVSVGGQPKYSDGFGPKPADIVHVPFNDLDAVKAVIDDHTCAIVVEPIQGEGGVTPATQEFLQGLRELCDANKALLVFDEVQSGMGRSGKLFSYMNYGVTPDILTTAKALGGGFPVSAMITTEEVASVMAPGKHGTTYGGNPLACAVAEAALDVINTPQVLAGIAERRNAFINALEAINAKYHVFSEFRGQGLLIGAELSDNYKDRAGEFLNASSEFGLMMLVAGSNVMRFAPSLVIDFEDIKEGMARFEKAVQKVVG, encoded by the coding sequence ATGACAGAAAAAACAGCGGTAGGTCGTGATGCATTTGACCGGGTAATTTTGCCGGTTTATTCACCAGCCAAGTTTATTCCCGTCAAAGGTAAAGGCAGTCGCGTATGGGACCAGCAAGGGACCGAATACGTTGACTTCGCCGGCGGGATTGCGGTTACTGCACTGGGTCATTGCCATCCTGCGCTGGTGAAAGCCTTGCATGAGCAAGGTGAAACGCTGTGGCACGTAAGCAACGTGTTCACCAATGAACCGGCTTTGCGTCTGGCGCAAAAACTGATCGACGCCACCTTCGCCGACCGTGTGTTCTTTGCCAACTCCGGCGCAGAAGCGAACGAAGCTGCCTTTAAGCTGGCGCGTTACTATTCTTCAGCTAAACACAGCCCGTACAAAAGCAAAATCATCGCTTTCCACAACGGTTTCCATGGTCGCACGTTGTTCACTGTCTCTGTTGGCGGTCAGCCGAAATATTCTGACGGTTTTGGCCCGAAACCTGCCGATATCGTCCACGTACCTTTTAACGATCTCGACGCTGTGAAAGCAGTAATCGATGATCACACCTGCGCTATCGTGGTTGAGCCGATTCAGGGAGAAGGCGGCGTGACCCCGGCAACTCAAGAATTCCTGCAAGGTCTGCGTGAGCTGTGCGACGCCAATAAAGCGCTGCTGGTATTCGATGAAGTGCAGAGCGGTATGGGCCGTAGCGGCAAACTGTTCAGCTATATGAATTACGGCGTGACGCCAGACATTTTGACCACCGCCAAGGCGCTGGGCGGCGGCTTCCCGGTGAGTGCGATGATCACCACCGAAGAAGTGGCTTCTGTCATGGCTCCGGGCAAACACGGCACCACTTACGGCGGTAACCCGCTGGCCTGTGCGGTAGCGGAAGCCGCGCTGGACGTGATCAACACCCCGCAAGTGCTGGCGGGTATTGCTGAGCGTCGCAATGCGTTTATCAACGCGCTGGAAGCCATTAACGCGAAATATCACGTGTTCAGCGAATTCCGCGGTCAGGGCCTGCTGATCGGTGCCGAGCTGTCAGACAATTACAAGGATCGCGCTGGTGAATTCCTCAATGCGTCGTCTGAGTTTGGTTTGATGATGCTGGTAGCGGGAAGCAACGTAATGCGTTTTGCGCCTTCGCTGGTGATCGACTTCGAAGACATCAAAGAAGGCATGGCACGCTTTGAAAAAGCTGTGCAGAAAGTCGTCGGCTAA
- a CDS encoding OsmC family protein: MQARVKWVEGLTFLGESASGHQILMDGNAGDKSPSPMEMLLMSAGGCSAIDVVSILQKGRNEIVGCEVKLTSERREEAPRLFTHINLHFIVTGKDLTDKVVERAVTLSAEKYCSVSLMLGKAATITHSFEVIDSQE, translated from the coding sequence ATGCAGGCACGGGTAAAATGGGTTGAAGGTTTAACATTTCTGGGTGAGTCGGCCTCAGGCCATCAGATTTTAATGGATGGCAATGCGGGTGATAAATCGCCAAGTCCGATGGAGATGTTGCTGATGTCGGCAGGCGGATGCAGCGCCATTGACGTGGTGTCGATTCTGCAAAAAGGGCGCAACGAGATTGTTGGCTGTGAAGTCAAACTGACCTCTGAGCGCCGTGAAGAAGCGCCGCGACTGTTCACTCACATCAATCTGCATTTTATCGTCACTGGTAAAGATTTGACCGATAAAGTGGTTGAGCGCGCGGTAACACTGTCGGCAGAGAAATACTGTTCAGTGTCACTGATGCTGGGCAAGGCGGCGACCATTACCCACAGCTTTGAAGTGATTGACTCACAAGAGTAA